The following coding sequences are from one Coffea arabica cultivar ET-39 chromosome 11e, Coffea Arabica ET-39 HiFi, whole genome shotgun sequence window:
- the LOC140021547 gene encoding basic leucine zipper 43-like, which yields MIPSEATGIHYFTPEDPSPFTPNFSLMHSSFPAFQISRLLTNLPNYQSPPPIHEFTPQSSCLSNNSTSDEADDQQLNIIDERKQRRMISNRESARRSRMRKQRHLDELWSQVLRLRTENHNLIDKLNHVSESHDRVVQENSRLKEEASDLRQMLTDFQLGSPYNTLSDLEELPCNTAHLRAESSNQSIAATTNLLH from the coding sequence ATGATTCCATCTGAGGCAACAGGAATCCACTACTTCACACCTGAGGATCCCTCACCTTTCACCCCTAACTTCAGCTTGATGCACAGCAGCTTTCCAGCATTCCAAATCAGCAGACTCTTGACCAACTTGCCAAATTACCAGAGCCCTCCTCCCATACATGAGTTCACTCCGCAGTCCTCATGTTTAAGCAACAACTCTACCTCTGATGAAGCAGATGATCAGCAACTCAACATCATAGatgaaagaaaacaaaggaGAATGATATCCAACAGAGAATCAGCTCGAAGATCAAGGATGCGGAAACAGAGGCACCTTGATGAGCTCTGGTCTCAGGTGCTTCGCTTGAGGACTGAGAACCACAATCTCATAGACAAATTGAACCACGTGTCAGAGTCCCATGACAGGGTTGTTCAAGAGAATTCACGCCTTAAAGAAGAAGCATCTGACCTCCGGCAAATGCTCACCGACTTCCAACTTGGAAGTCCTTATAACACCTTGAGTGATCTGGAAGAGTTGCCATGCAACACAGCTCATCTCAGGGCTGAGTCATCAAACCAGTCAATTGCTGCTACTACAAATCTGCTTCACTGA